AGTGGCACTACACCAACTTGTTCACGGATCGCAGATTCTGATTTCTCTTCTTTATTCTGTTTCACCTCACCAATCTTACCGCTCATCATCGAAAAGGCGATGCTAAGCAGTAGCAAACCACCAGCTACGCGGAAAGAGTCTATAGAAATACTAAATAAATCCAGCAAGTGCTGACCAGCAATCAAGGCGACGACCAAAATAATGGCGACAGCAACGTTGGTGGTAAGGGCGGTTTTATTTCGCTCTTCAGGTGTCATAGATCCTGTTAATGAAACAAAAACAGGCATGATCCCAACTGGGTTAACGGTCGCAAAAAGACCGACCAAAAAATGTAAAAATATTCCTATTTCAATGGCTTGCATGATTTTCTCTGTTGTTTGGCGCTAAGTGTAAGTCGTTAGAGATGTGTGAATGAATACACTTGATCTCTGCGTTAAATGGCCTCGTATATAAGGCATAGTTAATGGTTTCATCTTCAATCTGTAGTTAATTAGGCTTTGTGCTTTTAGGTAGTTAGCACAAATAAATACAAAGATTGCATATAGTTGATATTTTAATCTAAAACGTTTGCGTTAACTATAAATGAAGTGTTGATATTTATAAAAAAATAGGATTATTACTTCGGTTTGTTAATATTCTTTCATTCTTCAAAATATCTACTACTCTGGTTGATCAAGTTGCTTATCTATTAATGATTCAATATTGACCAATTGTCATATAAAAAGGTGATAACTATCACAACTGGGTGAATATGGGACTAGTAAATGTATTTTTATTACGTAATATTTCGTCTTGTGAAATAAGTGATGTAAATCTCGTTTGTATGAAATATTGATGAAAACACTTATATTACTTTATAAAGGGTTGATTTTTGTTCGATTTAAGTAAATTCCAGCATTAATTGAACATGTGGATTAATAGTGATCTAAATCAAATCTTTTTAAAATATGACTAAATATAATCAGTTTTGAAAGCAATTTACTAAGTATGTGTTTTCTTGACCTGAGAGGGTGAAGAAAGAAAGGAATCAAGCCGTATCCTTACTAAAAAGTTTTCAATCTTAAGGTAGGAGTCTACTATGCCTGTTACAAATATGACTGAACTAGATGCAATGGTTGCACGCGTTAAAGCAGCTCAGAAAGAGTTCGCTACTTACTCTCAAGAGCAAGTGGATAAGATTTTCCGCGCAGCATCTCTTGCAGCTAACAATGCTCGTATTCCTCTAGCTCAGCAAGCCGTTGCTGAATCTGGCATGGGTATCATCGAAGACAAGGTTATTAAAAACCACTTCGCTTCTGAATTTATCTACAACAAATACAAAGACGAAAAGACTTGCGGTATCTTGGAAGAGAACGATGAGTTCGGCACCATGACTATTGCAGAGCCTGTAGGTATTATTTGTGGTATCGTTCCAACGACTAACCCAACATCTACAGCTATTTTCAAATCTTTAATCTCTCTTAAAACACGTAACGCGATTATCTTCTCGCCACACCCACGTGCTAAAGACTCAACTAACGCTGCTGCAAAATTAGTACTAGATGCTGCTGTTGCTGCAGGCGCACCAAAAGACATCATCGGCTGGATCGATCAACCATCAGTTGAACTATCTAATGCGCTAATGAAGCACGATGACATCAACCTTATCCTTGCTACTGGTGGTCCAGGCATGGTTAAAGCGGCTTACTCTTCAGGTAAACCAGCTATCGGTGTAGGTGCAGGTAACGTTCCAGTTGTTATCGACGAAACTGCAGACATCAAACGTGCAGTAGCATCTGTGCTTATGTCTAAAACATTCGACAACGGTGTAGTGTGTGCTTCTGAGCAAGCAGTTATCGTTATGGATGAAGTGTATGACGAAGTGAAAGAGCGTTTTGCTTCTCACAACGGTTACGTTTTATCTAAAGAAGAAGCAGATAAAGTACGTAAAGTGCTACTAATCAACGGTAACCTAAATGCGGATATCGTAGGTCAACCTGCAACTAAGATCGCTGCAATGGCTGGCGTAACAGTTCCTGCTAACACTAAGATCCTAATCGGTGAAGGTGTTCAAGTTTCTGCTGATGACGAATTTGCACACGAGAAACTATCTCCAACACTAGGTATGTTCCGTGCGTCATCTTTCGAAAACGCAGTAGACCAAGCAGTAACTATGGTTGAAATTGGTGGTATCGGTCACACATCTGGCCTATACACAAACCAAGACGTTAACGCTGACCGTATCAAGTACTTCGGTGACCGTCTAAAAACTGCACGTATTCTTGTAAACATCCCAACTACTCACGGTGGTATCGGTGATCTTTACAACTTCAACGTTGCACCGTCTCTAACTCTAGGTTGTGGTTCATGGGGTGGTAACTCTATCTCTGAGAACGTAGGTCCTAAGCACCTTATCAACAAG
The sequence above is a segment of the Photobacterium leiognathi genome. Coding sequences within it:
- a CDS encoding YchE family NAAT transporter, giving the protein MQAIEIGIFLHFLVGLFATVNPVGIMPVFVSLTGSMTPEERNKTALTTNVAVAIILVVALIAGQHLLDLFSISIDSFRVAGGLLLLSIAFSMMSGKIGEVKQNKEEKSESAIREQVGVVPLAMPLMAGPGAISSTIVYGSKYPGMTSTIGIAITIVVFAFGCWLLFRSAPLIVRFLGQTGINVITRIMGLILAALGIEFIINGLKVMLPGLV